From the Musa acuminata AAA Group cultivar baxijiao chromosome BXJ1-2, Cavendish_Baxijiao_AAA, whole genome shotgun sequence genome, one window contains:
- the LOC135595412 gene encoding uncharacterized protein LOC135595412 has product MADAMKQILTKPIQLADQVSKWAGDAQTNKQECLELKARADKLAALLRQAARTELYERPARRIMDDTEQVLGKALALVDRCRNRSLVHRVFSITPGAAFVKMCTQIDNSVADVSWLLRVSAPAGDDDDDGGLFHGLCPIAQNEPILTLIWSNIATLHTGQPDARSEAAAALVSLARDNQHFAKLIIEEDGVAPLLRLLKDGKAEGQENAARALGLLGRDSESVDYLVAAGVCSAFAKVLKDGPMKVQAVVAWAVAELAANNPNCQDVFSKNNVVRLLVGHLAFETVEEHSKYSVSSKAMSIHSVVLANQAAASASPLDDGNERTPFPHPDGAQGQSKSNQFHSVVQSTVASAKSSKAAQNQNSTSTGSATVPWKPHQHSLSGSGNRAREMEDPSTKANMKAMAAKALWQLAKGNADICRIITESRALLCFAVLLEKGAGDVRCNSAMALMEIARVAEHSADLRRSAFKPNSPASKAVIDQFLQIVEKGDYNDLLLPSVTALGCLSRTFRATETRIIAPLVRLLDEKEMAVMRESVIALTKFACTENYLNINHSQAIIDAGGARHLIQLVYLGELVQIEALILLCYIAKHVPDSQELADAQVLNTLSWASKQAHLVQDLRVDELLPEAMTGLELYQSRKL; this is encoded by the coding sequence ATGGCAGACGCGATGAAGCAGATCCTGACCAAGCCAATCCAGCTGGCGGACCAAGTAAGTAAGTGGGCGGGCGACGCCCAGACGAACAAGCAGGAGTGCTTGGAGCTGAAGGCCCGGGCGGACAAACTCGCGGCCTTACTCCGGCAGGCCGCCCGCACCGAGCTCTACGAGCGCCCTGCCCGCCGCATCATGGACGATACAGAGCAGGTCCTCGGCAAGGCCCTGGCCCTCGTCGACCGATGCCGCAACCGCAGCCTCGTGCACCGCGTCTTCAGCATCACGCCCGGCGCCGCCTTCGTCAAGATGTGCACCCAAATCGACAATTCCGTCGCCGATGTCTCCTGGCTCCTCCGCGTCTCCGCGCCGGCtggggacgacgacgacgatggcggCCTGTTCCACGGCCTGTGCCCCATCGCCCAGAACGAGCCCATCCTCACCCTCATCTGGAGCAACATCGCCACGCTCCACACCGGTCAACCTGACGCCCGATCCGAGGCGGCGGCCGCACTCGTCTCCCTCGCCCGCGACAACCAGCACTTCGCCAAGCTCATCATCGAGGAGGACGGCGTCGCTCCCCTCCTACGACTCCTGAAGGATGGCAAGGCCGAGGGGCAAGAGAACGCCGCCCGCGCCCTCGGCCTCCTCGGCCGCGATTCGGAGAGCGTCGACTACCTCGTGGCCGCTGGGGTCTGCTCCGCGTTTGCCAAGGTCCTCAAGGACGGACCCATGAAGGTCCAGGCCGTTGTCGCGTGGGCTGTCGCCGAGCTCGCCGCCAACAATCCCAATTGCCAGGACGTCTTCTCTAAGAACAACGTTGTCCGCCTTCTCGTCGGCCACCTCGCCTTCGAGACCGTCGAAGAGCACAGCAAATACTCCGTGTCGTCCAAGGCGATGTCCATCCACTCCGTCGTCCTCGCCAACCAGGCCGCCGCGTCTGCTTCCCCCCTCGACGACGGCAACGAACGGACTCCGTTCCCGCATCCTGACGGGGCACAAGGCCAGTCCAAAAGCAATCAATTCCATTCCGTAGTGCAATCCACAGTGGCCTCCGCCAAGTCCAGCAAAGCCGCCCAGAACCAAAACAGCACCAGCACCGGTAGCGCAACCGTGCCCTGGAAGCCCCATCAGCATTCTTTGTCGGGGTCCGGCAACAGGGCGAGGGAAATGGAGGACCCCAGCACCAAGGCCAACATGAAGGCCATGGCGGCCAAGGCCCTGTGGCAGCTCGCCAAGGGCAACGCCGACATCTGCAGGAtcatcaccgagtcccgggccctCCTCTGCTTCGCGGTGCTCCTGGAGAAAGGCGCAGGAGATGTTCGATGCAATTCTGCAATGGCATTGATGGAAATCGCTCGCGTGGCCGAGCACAGTGCGGACCTGCGGAGGTCCGCGTTCAAGCCCAATTCCCCGGCATCCAAGGCGGTCATCGACCAGTTTCTGCAAATCGTCGAGAAGGGGGATTACAACGACCTGCTCTTACCCAGCGTCACGGCGTTGGGCTGCTTGTCGAGGACGTTCCGAGCGACCGAGACGCGGATCATCGCTCCTCTGGTCCGCTTGCTCGACGAGAAGGAGATGGCTGTCATGAGAGAGTCAGTGATCGCGCTCACCAAGTTTGCTTGCACCGAGAATTATCTGAACATTAACCATTCCCAGGCTATCATCGACGCCGGAGGTGCGAGGCACCTGATCCAGCTAGTGTACCTGGGAGAGCTGGTGCAGATCGAGGCTTTGATCCTCCTGTGCTACATTGCCAAGCATGTGCCTGACAGCCAGGAACTCGCGGACGCCCAGGTGCTCAACACGCTTTCCTGGGCTTCCAAGCAGGCGCACCTGGTGCAGGACTTGCGGGTGGACGAACTGTTGCCGGAGGCCATGACCGGATTGGAGCTCTACCAGTCCCGAAAGCTCTAA